The Oscillatoria acuminata PCC 6304 genomic interval TTAGATGCACCGGGGGCGCTACAAGAATGGTGGAATATGGCAACCGCTACAGAACTCACAGACTTTGAAGCGGCATTACAACCGCTGCAAATTCCCATGTTTAACATCATTTATGGCGACTCTCAGGGACATATCCTACACCTGTATAATGGTCAAGTTCCCGTGCGAGAAGGCGGCACATTTGAAGACGGATTCCAAATTCTTCCCGGGGATACTTCCGCTACCTTGTGGACCGAAATCCACCCCTATCAAGACCTCCCCCGGTTACTCGACCCGCCAACCGGCTGGTTACAAAATGCCAATGATCCCCCTTGGAGTACCACCTTCCCCAGAGCGATCGCACCGGAAGACTATCCCTCCTATATTGCCCCCTCGGAAATGTCCTTTAGAGCACAGCGATCGGTGCGAATGATCGCAGAACAAGAGAAAATCAGTTTTCAGAAACTCATAGAGTATAAACATTCCACTCGCATGGAACTAGCCGATCGCATTCTGGACGACTTGATTGCTGCGGCGAAAGAGAGTCAGTCATCCGTCGCACATCAAGCGGCAGAAGTTCTGAGTCGCTGGGATCGTCATGCCAATGCTGACAGTCGAGGTGCGGTATTATTCGCCTTCTGGGTAACAGAAATGGAACTCTCCGAACTATTTGTCATCCCCTGGAATCCCGATGCACCCCTGGATACCCCAACCGAACTCGCCAACAGCGATCGGGCTGTTGAGGTTCTTGAAGCCGTTGCCACAGAAATCAGCGATCGCATCGGGTCCTTAGATGTCCCCTGGGGAGACATCTTTCGCTTCCGCTTAGATGAGATAGACTTGCCTGCCAATGGGGGTTATGGCTTCCTGGGACTGTTCCGAAATATCTGGTTTGACGAGGCAGAAGATGGCCGATTTGAAGCCATTGGTGGAGATTCTTATATTGCGGCGATCGAATTTAGCCCATCAGTCAGAGCTCAAGCCGTGTTAAGTTATGGGAATTCTAGTCAACCAAACTCCCCCCATCGCACGGATCAATTAGAACTATTTGCAACCCAACAATTGCGTCCAGTTTGGCGCTCAAGAACGGAAATATTGAGCCATTTAGAATACCAAGAAACCTTAAAGTTCACTCCCTAAATCTAGCCCTGCCAAGGTGTTTGCCTTAAGATAACTTGGTGAAGGAGTCACTACGAACGTTTATAGTAACCCCTTCATCGGTAGCCCTCTCAAGGTGTCATCCCAGGCTGTATAAAGTTTTCCGGGGTTTAAAACCTAGCCCTGTCAAGGTGTATTCGTAGGGGCGTATTGCATACGCCCTCTCATGTATGCAATACGCCCCTACAAGAAACAGGGATGAGGCGGGATTCCATTGACGAATAAAGAGGGCGTATGCAATACGCCCCTACAAGAAACAGGGATGAGGCGGGATTCAATTTACCACCTTGACAGGGCGAGCTAGGTTTTAAAACCCGATCGCCTTAAGCATGGCGAGATGCTTGTTTAAGGGGGCGATGGTATTAGCGGCGATCGCCCCACTAGCAGCAACAGCCGGTAACCCAATGCCGGGAAACGTGGAATCCCCACAACAAAACAACCCCGATAAAGGCGTCGTCGGACCGGGAAAAAAACCCTTTCCCGCAGCAATAGCAGGACCATACGAACCCCTGTCCCGACGCAAAAACCGCTCATGGGTCAGAGGTGTTCCCACCAAAGTTACCTCACATCGCTGCCGAATATCCGGAATAATCCGTTCTAATCCTTGCCACATCACCTCCGCCCGTTCTTGCTTCAAATCTTGATAAGCGGCACTATTACGCTCAAGTCCCGCCCATAACT includes:
- a CDS encoding acylase; amino-acid sequence: MIIRPATPETHIKSPEILWDTYGIPHIYAANHPELFYAFGWAQMQSHGNLLLRLYGQARGRGAEYWGETYLEGDRWIHTMGVPRRAQDWYRAQTPEFRTYLDAFAAGINAYAEQQGDRLDEAVKVVLPVSGVDILAHLQQVLNFTFVVNPEKIKELLPTPEETPGSNAWAIAPARSQSGHTLLLINPHLPWSDPYHWYEAQLNAPGINASGVALVGIPVLSMAFNDNLGWAHTVNPHKGWDLYEVTVENEGYRFDGEVRKFEAQEQTLWVKQEDGSLSEYPLRVKHSIQGPIIEESEGKAIALRVVGLDAPGALQEWWNMATATELTDFEAALQPLQIPMFNIIYGDSQGHILHLYNGQVPVREGGTFEDGFQILPGDTSATLWTEIHPYQDLPRLLDPPTGWLQNANDPPWSTTFPRAIAPEDYPSYIAPSEMSFRAQRSVRMIAEQEKISFQKLIEYKHSTRMELADRILDDLIAAAKESQSSVAHQAAEVLSRWDRHANADSRGAVLFAFWVTEMELSELFVIPWNPDAPLDTPTELANSDRAVEVLEAVATEISDRIGSLDVPWGDIFRFRLDEIDLPANGGYGFLGLFRNIWFDEAEDGRFEAIGGDSYIAAIEFSPSVRAQAVLSYGNSSQPNSPHRTDQLELFATQQLRPVWRSRTEILSHLEYQETLKFTP